One segment of Thermococcus profundus DNA contains the following:
- a CDS encoding type II toxin-antitoxin system VapC family toxin: MLVVDTSALVDAAIPVKGKEHRNMMARRAMSSAESAGIPLAMPRLGVVETISLIKRLTGRDDVVSLIEEYLSSRVLQVSEDWIFEDAKDVARKIHPRAADAYFIPTAKKFDAMLISSDRDMVSRARKMGVKAFYILDEAELEDFLKEVSGGAV, translated from the coding sequence ATGCTCGTGGTTGACACCTCAGCATTGGTGGATGCAGCAATACCTGTGAAGGGCAAGGAACACCGGAACATGATGGCAAGACGGGCAATGTCCAGTGCCGAGAGTGCTGGAATCCCCTTAGCAATGCCAAGGCTTGGGGTAGTTGAGACCATAAGTCTCATCAAAAGGCTAACTGGAAGGGACGATGTAGTTAGCCTCATTGAGGAGTATCTCTCAAGTAGAGTTCTCCAGGTTTCGGAGGACTGGATATTCGAGGATGCAAAGGATGTTGCCAGAAAAATTCACCCTCGGGCTGCTGATGCATACTTCATCCCCACTGCCAAGAAATTTGATGCAATGTTGATTTCATCAGACAGGGATATGGTTAGTAGAGCTCGAAAGATGGGTGTTAAGGCGTTTTACATTTTGGATGAGGCTGAACTTGAGGATTTCCTGAAAGAGGTATCTGGAGGTGCCGTTTAG
- a CDS encoding acetate--CoA ligase family protein, which produces MTLDYFFKPKAIAVIGASNDPLKLGYEVFKNLKKYKAGKVYPVNVKDEEVQGVKAYKNVRDIPDEVDLAVIVVPKRFVKQTIIDCGEKGVKGIVLITAGFGEVGEEGKKEERELVEIAHKYGMRIVGPNCVGVMNTQDDMNATFVMDAKKGDIAFISQSGALGAGIIYKTVKEGIGFSKFVSIGNMADVDFSEFMEYLANTEEDKAIALYIEGLKDGRKFMEVAKRVTKRKPVIVLKAGKSESGARAASSHTGSLAGSWKIYEAAFKQSGVIIADTIDDMLSMARAFTQPLPKGKRVAIMTNAGGPGVLTADAIDKLGLKLANLEEKTIEELRSFLPPMAAVKNPVDMIASARGEDYYRTAKLLLQDPNVDMLISICVVPTFAGMTPTEHAEGVVKAVKEVDNGKPVLGLFMAGYVSEKAKEVLEANGIPSYERPEDVAAGAYALVEFARARGVLKEE; this is translated from the coding sequence ATGACGCTGGACTACTTCTTCAAGCCAAAGGCTATAGCCGTTATCGGGGCATCGAACGACCCCCTCAAGCTGGGCTACGAGGTCTTCAAGAACCTCAAGAAGTACAAAGCCGGGAAGGTTTACCCTGTAAACGTCAAGGACGAGGAAGTTCAGGGAGTAAAAGCCTACAAGAACGTGAGGGACATTCCTGACGAGGTTGACCTCGCGGTGATAGTGGTGCCGAAGAGGTTCGTCAAGCAAACGATAATCGACTGCGGCGAAAAGGGCGTTAAGGGGATAGTCCTCATTACAGCGGGCTTCGGCGAGGTCGGCGAGGAGGGCAAGAAGGAAGAGCGCGAGCTCGTCGAGATAGCCCACAAGTACGGAATGAGGATAGTCGGTCCTAACTGCGTTGGAGTTATGAACACACAGGACGATATGAACGCCACCTTCGTCATGGACGCGAAGAAGGGCGATATAGCCTTCATCAGCCAGAGCGGTGCTCTCGGTGCCGGAATCATCTACAAGACCGTCAAGGAGGGAATAGGCTTCTCCAAGTTCGTAAGTATAGGCAACATGGCGGACGTTGACTTCTCCGAGTTCATGGAGTACCTCGCTAACACTGAGGAGGACAAGGCCATTGCCCTCTACATAGAGGGCCTCAAGGACGGCAGGAAGTTCATGGAGGTTGCTAAGCGCGTCACCAAGAGGAAGCCTGTGATAGTCCTTAAAGCTGGGAAGAGCGAGAGCGGTGCCAGGGCCGCATCGAGCCACACCGGCTCTCTCGCCGGAAGCTGGAAGATATACGAGGCGGCCTTCAAGCAGAGCGGCGTTATAATCGCCGACACCATAGATGACATGCTGAGTATGGCGAGGGCCTTCACCCAGCCGCTTCCGAAGGGTAAGCGCGTTGCCATAATGACCAACGCCGGCGGCCCCGGAGTTCTAACGGCTGACGCAATAGACAAACTCGGCCTTAAGCTGGCCAACCTCGAGGAGAAGACGATTGAGGAGCTCCGCTCGTTCCTGCCTCCAATGGCCGCAGTCAAGAACCCGGTGGACATGATAGCATCAGCGAGGGGGGAGGACTACTACAGGACTGCAAAGCTCCTTCTCCAGGACCCGAACGTTGACATGCTCATAAGCATCTGCGTCGTGCCCACTTTCGCTGGAATGACGCCGACGGAACACGCGGAGGGGGTTGTTAAGGCAGTTAAGGAGGTTGACAACGGCAAGCCCGTCCTCGGCCTCTTCATGGCAGGCTACGTGAGTGAGAAGGCCAAGGAAGTCCTCGAAGCGAACGGAATTCCAAGCTACGAGAGGCCGGAGGATGTTGCTGCAGGTGCCTACGCCCTGGTTGAGTTTGCCAGAGCCAGGGGAGTTTTGAAGGAGGAGTGA